From one Amphiura filiformis chromosome 13, Afil_fr2py, whole genome shotgun sequence genomic stretch:
- the LOC140168329 gene encoding uncharacterized protein, which yields MSNRGRYEPWGRVSYHGNGHRGGQRGGRGAWPFGVRCYNCQGKGHMAAACPSSFSGSGRNRKLPRVDVQDNRVNTCKQYERKQPEETEEELLERLSKQYDEKVTTDQQEDKEKAAPKKRKWKRIIESSDDDSDVDNQLQRVRNMMEDRNENEGLAERVKKRRADKIKTTIKPPATTSVEHEQLRIENTYMRPRLVKPGHVVEHAGVLWEFGSRAPLPQ from the coding sequence ATGAGCAATAGGGGCAGATACGAGCCATGGGGCAGAGTCAGTTATCATGGAAATGGACATAGAGGTGGACAAAGAGGAGGTCGAGGGGCGTGGCCGTTTGGAGTGAGATGTTACAATTGTCAAGGCAAGGGACATATGGCTGCGGCATGCCCCAGTAGTTTTTCTGGGAGTGGTAGAAACAGGAAACTGCCACGTGTAGATGTCCAGGACAATAGAGTGAATACATGTAAACAATATGAACGTAAGCAACCCGAAGAAACTGAAGAGGAGTTATTGGAGAGACTGAGTAAGCAATATGATGAAAAGGTGACAACTGATCAGCAGGAAGATAAAGAGAAGGCAGCTCCAAAGAAGAGAAAATGGAAACGTATTATTGAATCATCGGATGACGACAGCGACGTCGACAATCAACTGCAGAGAGTTCGTAATATGATGGAAGATCGGAATGAGAATGAAGGATTAGCGGAGAGAGTAAAGAAACGAAGAGCAGACAAGATCAAGACAACCATCAAGCCTCCAGCGACGACGTCTGTAGAACATGAACAGTTAAGAATTGAGAACACCTACATGCGACCAAGACTTGTAAAGCCAGGACATGTGGTAGAACACGCTGGTGTCCTTTGGGAGTTTGGCAGCAGAGCACCCCTACCACAATAA